CGCGGCGTCGAGGCGGGGGTGCGCCCGGGGGCGCTGGGGGACGTCCGTCACGCCGCGCCGGGGCCGGGGCGCTCCGCGGCGGCGGTGAGGATGCGGCGGGTGCGCTCGACGTCGTCGGTCATCTGGTCGATGAGCTTGGGGATGCCCTCGAAGGCGACCATGCCGCGCAACCGCTCGACGAACTCGACCGTGACCTGCTGGCCGTAGAGGTCGAAGTCCTCGACCGCCTCCCGGGGGCGGTCGATGACGTGCGCCTCGACCACGCGCGCCACGCCGTCGAACGTCGGGTTCGAGCCCACCGAGATCGCGGCGGGCCAGCGGCGGCCGGACTCCTCGTGGAGCCAGCCGGCGTACACGCCGTCCGCGGGGATCATCCCCTGGACCTCGTCGGAGAGGTTCGCCGTGGGGAAGCCGAGCTCGCGGCCGCGGGCGAAGCCGTGCACCACCTCGCCGTGGACGCGGTGGTGGCGGCCGAGCACCCCGGCGGCCTCGGCGACGTCCCCGGCGCGCAGGGCGTCCCGGACCCACGTGGAGGAGCAGCGGCGGTCCTCGCCGAAGTCCGCCACGGGGATCACGGTGAAGTGGTACTTCCGGCCCAGCTCGACCATCGTGTCGAAGTCGCCGGAGTTGCGCAGCCCGAAGCGGACGTCCCGGCCGACCACCACGGAGCGGGCGTTGAGCGTCTCCACGATGACGTCCCGCACGAACTCCTCGGGGGTCAGCTGCGCGAAGTCCAGGGTGTAGTGCACCACCAGCAGCGCGTCCAGGCCGGTCTCCGCGAGCAGCCGGACCTTCTCCGAGAGGTCGGTGATGGCCTCCTGCGGCTCGTTGGGCCGGTGGACGGCGCGGGGGTGCGGGTCGAAGGTCAGGGCGACGGCGGCCAGGCCCTCGGCCCGCGCGGCCGTCACGACCTGGTCCAGGACCTGCCGGTGGCCGCGGTGGACCCCGTCGAAGTTCCCGATCGTCACGACGGACGGCTCCAGCCCGGACGGCACCGCGGCGAGTCCGTCCCAGTAGTGCACGACAGTCCTTTCCCTGCTGGAGTCCCTCACGTCCGCCGGGCTCCGGGGACGGTGACCATTATCCACCCGCCCGGCTCCGGGCCGCGACATCGCCGCGGGCCGCCCGGTCCGCGCGGGCCGGCCGGTGGGCCAGTAGCCACGCCAGGCCGAGGACCGGCAGCACGAGGGGGACGTAGCCGTAGCCGGCGCCGAAGCGGCTCCACACGGTCTCGTCCGCGAACAGCTGCGGGTCGAGCACCGTCAGCAACCCCACGCCGACCACGCCCGCGAGCTCGATGCCGACGGCCACGACGGAGACGTACCAGGCGGTCCGCCCCGAGCGGGCCAGCGAGAACGTGGCCACGATGTACACGGCGGCGGCGAACGCCGAGAGCAGGTACGCCAGCGGCGCCGCGGAGAACTCCGTGGCCAGCTGGAACACGGAGCGGGCGAACGAGGACAGCGCGAAGACCGCGTAGACCATGACGAGGATCCGCCCCAGTCCCTGGTTGCGCCGCGGGGCCGCGCCCCGGGGGTCGGGTGCCTTCTCAGCCAAACCAGATCACCTGCATCCTGTGCAACATCACGAAGATGGTGGGGCCGACGGCCGCCATCACCAGGTTGGACCAGCGCGTGCGGTCCGTCACGGCCCAGAAGAAGGCCACCAGCGGCACGATGAGCGCCGTCAGGACGTAGCCCCAGAACTCCCATGCGGCGCCGGCGATCGGCTCGGACCCGGCGCTGCGCACGAGGGCGCCGACGCCGTAGACGAGCACGAACAGCCACACGGCGGCGATCGAGAGGATCGAGGTGTCCGCGGGGTGGCGGCGCAGCGCGGTCATCGCCACGCACAGCACGAGGGACAGCGCGCAGACCACGGTCCCGGCCCAGAACCAGGCGTCCAGGATCACCGCGGCCTCACCGCCCGTCCGAGCCGGCGGCGGCGAAGACGATCTCCGCCCGGGCCACCCCGTCCCGGTCGGCCACGAGGGCGACGACCGTGCCGTCCGGGGCCTGGGCCGCGACGGTGCCCTCGCGCCCGGTGGGGGCGATGCGCCGGCCGAAGGACAGCTCCACCGCCTCCTCGGCGGTGAGCCGGCGCACGGGGAACAGCCCGGCGGCGGCCGCCGAGAGCTCGGTGGCCGTGAACCTCCGGCCCAGCTGCTCCACCGTCACGGCGTCCGCCACGGAGAACGGGCCGACCGCGGTGCGCCGCAGCGCGGTCAGGTGGCCGCCCGTGTCCAGCGCCCGGCCGAGGTCCCGGGCCAGGGCCCGGATGTAGGTCCCGGAGGAGCAGTCCACCTCGACGTCGAGGTCCACGACCGTTCCGCCCTCGAGCCGGCGGAAGCCGGTGAGCTCGAAGCGCCGGACGGTCACGGGCCGGGCCGCCAGCGCGACCTCCTCGCCCGCGCGCACGCGGTCGTAGGACCGGCGCCCGTCCACCTTGATGGCGGACACCGACGAGGGGACCTGTTGGATGTCCCCCGTGAGCGCGGCCATGGCCGCGCGCACGCGCTCCTCGGTCACCGCGTTCGCCAGCCGGGTCTGCACGACCTCGCCCTCGGCGTCGTCGGTCACCGTCGACTGGCCGAGCCGGACGGTGGCCAGGTAGGTCTTGTCCGAGCCGGTGATGGCGGTCAGCAGGCGCGTGGCCTTGTTGAACCCGACGACCAGCAGGCCGGTCGCCATGGGGTCCAGAGTGCCGGCGTGCCCCACCTTGCGGGTGCCGGCCAGCCGGCGGACCTTCCCGACGACGTCGTGGGAGGTCCAGCCGGCCGGCTTGTCCACCAGCACCAGGCCGGAGGCCGAGGTACCGGGAGCGCCCTCGGGCAGCTCCCGGCTCACCGGGCGGTGTCCTCGTCCCCGGGCTTGTCCTTGCGGTACGGGTCCGACTCCCCCGCGAAGGTGGCGTTCTGCCGCAGGCGCGCCAGCTCGGCGTCGCGCTCGCGGGCCTGGGCCAGCACCTCCTCGAGGTGGGCCGCCGCCTCGGGGACGTCGTCCGCGACGAACTCGAGGGTGGGCACCAGCCGGATGGTCAGCTGGCGCCCCACCTCGTGGCGGATGGTGCCCCGGTGGGTCTCGAGGACCTCCCGGGCACCCTCCGCGGCGGCCGCGTCCCCGAGCACCGTGTAGTACACGGTGGCGTGCTGCAGGTCGTTCGTGACCCGCACCTCGGTGAGCGTGATGGCCTCCGCCCGATCGTCCTTGACCCGCTTGCGCAGGGCCTCGGCGACGAGCACCTTGATGCGCTGGGCCAGCCGGCCCGCGCGTGCCGGATCAGCCATGGGACACCGTCCTTCCTTGCCTCTCTCGTTCTCTGCCCGTCGGCGCGATGATCATGGCGATCACGCGCGCGGCTTCTCCCGCATCTCGAAGGTCTCGACGATGTCGCCTTCCTTGATGTCGTTGAAGCCGCCCAGGCCGATGCCGCACTCGTAGCCCTCGCGGACCTCGGTGGCGTCGTCCTTGAACCGGCGCAGGGACTCGATCTTGAGGTTCTCCGCCACCACGTTGCCGTCCCGCACGAGGCGGGCCGCGGCGTTGCGGCGGATGATCCCGGAGCGCACGAGCGAGCCGGCGATGTTGCCCCACTTGGAGGACCGGAAGACCTCGCGGACCTCCGCGGTGCCGAGCTGGACCTCCTCGTACTCCGGCTTGAGCATGCCCTTGAGCGCGTTCTCGATGTCGTCGATCGCGTCGTAGATCACCGAGTAGAAGCGCATGTCCACGCCCTCCTTGTCGGCGAGCTCGGCGACGCGCTCGGCCGGGCGGACGTTGAAGCCGATGATGATGGCGTTGTCCACGGTGGCCAGGTTGACGTCGTTCTGGGTGATCGCGCCCACGCCGCGGTGGATGACGCGCAGCTGCACGTCGTCCCCGACCTGGATCTCCAGCAGCGAGTCCTCGAGGGCCTCGACGGCACCGGAGGCATCGCCCTTGATGATGAGGTTGAGGGTGTCGATCTTGCCCTCGGCCACGGCCTGGTCGAAGTTCTCCAGGGAGATCCGCTTGCGGCGCTTGGCGAGCATCGCGTTGCGCTCGGCCGCCTCGCGCTTCTCGGCGATCTGGCGGGCGGTGCGGTCGTCCTCGGTCACCAGGAAGGTGTCGCCGGCGCGCGGCACCGAGGACAGGCCCAGCACCTGGACCGGACGCGAGGGCAGCGCCTCGACGACCGTCTCGCCGTCGTCGTCGAACATGGCGCGGACGCGGCCGTGGGCGTTGCCCACCACCATCGTGTCCCCGACCCGCAGCGTGCCCGACTGCACCAGCACGGTCACCACGGCACCGCGGCCCTTGTCCAGGTTCGCCTCGATGGCCACGCCGCGCGCGCCCTTGTTGGGGTTCGCGGTCAGGTCCAGCGCGGCGTCCGCGGTCAGCAGGATCGCCGAGAGCAGGTCGTCGATGTGCAGGTTGTTCTTCGCCGAGACGTCCACGAACATCGTGTCGCCGCCGTACTCCTCGGGCACGAGGCCGTACTCGGTGAGCTGGCCGCGGATCTTGTCCGGGGAGGCGTCGGGCTTGTCGATCTTGTTGACCGCCACGACGATCGGCACGCCGGCCGCCTTGGCGTGGTTCAGCGCCTCGACGGTCTGCGGCATGACGCCGTCGTCCGCGGCCACCACGAGCACCGCGATGTCCGTGACCTTGGCGCCACGGGCACGCATGGCGGTGAACGCCTCGTGGCCCGGGGTGTCGATGAAGGTGAGCTGGCGCTCGTCGCCGTCGTGCTCGAAGTCCACCTGGTAGGCGCCGATGTGCTGGGTGATGCCGCCGGCCTCGCCCTCGATCACCTTGGTGGAGCGGATGGCGTCCAGCAGGCGGGTCTTGCCGTGGTCCACGTGGCCCATGACCGTCACGACGGCCGGGCGCTTCTCGAGGTCCTCGGCCGTCTCGGCCTCCAGCTCGCCCTCGAGGTCGATGTCGAAGGACTCCAGCAGGGCCTTGTCCTCGTCCTCGGGCGAGACGATCTCGATCGTGTAGCCGAGCTCCTCCGCGAGCACCGCGAAGGTGTCCTCGTCCAGCGACTGGTTGGCGTTGGCCATCTCGCCGAGCTGGAAGAGCACCTTCACGAGCGCCGCGGCGTCCGCGTTGATCTTCTCCGCCAGGTCGGACAGGGACGAGCCACGGCGCAGCCGGATGACCTCGCCGCTGCCGCGGGGGACCTTGACGCCGCCGATCTCGCGCGTCTGCTGCTCGAGCTCCT
This genomic window from Citricoccus sp. SGAir0253 contains:
- a CDS encoding bifunctional riboflavin kinase/FAD synthetase, with the translated sequence MHYWDGLAAVPSGLEPSVVTIGNFDGVHRGHRQVLDQVVTAARAEGLAAVALTFDPHPRAVHRPNEPQEAITDLSEKVRLLAETGLDALLVVHYTLDFAQLTPEEFVRDVIVETLNARSVVVGRDVRFGLRNSGDFDTMVELGRKYHFTVIPVADFGEDRRCSSTWVRDALRAGDVAEAAGVLGRHHRVHGEVVHGFARGRELGFPTANLSDEVQGMIPADGVYAGWLHEESGRRWPAAISVGSNPTFDGVARVVEAHVIDRPREAVEDFDLYGQQVTVEFVERLRGMVAFEGIPKLIDQMTDDVERTRRILTAAAERPGPGAA
- the truB gene encoding tRNA pseudouridine(55) synthase TruB gives rise to the protein MSRELPEGAPGTSASGLVLVDKPAGWTSHDVVGKVRRLAGTRKVGHAGTLDPMATGLLVVGFNKATRLLTAITGSDKTYLATVRLGQSTVTDDAEGEVVQTRLANAVTEERVRAAMAALTGDIQQVPSSVSAIKVDGRRSYDRVRAGEEVALAARPVTVRRFELTGFRRLEGGTVVDLDVEVDCSSGTYIRALARDLGRALDTGGHLTALRRTAVGPFSVADAVTVEQLGRRFTATELSAAAAGLFPVRRLTAEEAVELSFGRRIAPTGREGTVAAQAPDGTVVALVADRDGVARAEIVFAAAGSDGR
- the rbfA gene encoding 30S ribosome-binding factor RbfA, encoding MADPARAGRLAQRIKVLVAEALRKRVKDDRAEAITLTEVRVTNDLQHATVYYTVLGDAAAAEGAREVLETHRGTIRHEVGRQLTIRLVPTLEFVADDVPEAAAHLEEVLAQARERDAELARLRQNATFAGESDPYRKDKPGDEDTAR
- the infB gene encoding translation initiation factor IF-2, whose protein sequence is MAKVRVHELAKELGISSKEALTKLQDMGEFVRSASSTIEPPVVKKLRSAYAGAAPKSSGKAAPAAQRPAAARPGATPGPAAPTPGPAAPKAAPAASAPATPGPQKPAAAPAAPAAPGPKAPAAPAGPAAVGKPAGPAAPTPGPAAPQAPQAPQAPESAAKPGAPRPAQPARSGAPKPGGPRPGNNPFTSKDSGARSGGPRPGGPRPGGPRPGNNPFAPKQGMRSGRPEDRSGGPRPGGPRPGGPRPGAGAGTGAPAAPRPGGPRPSPNMMPGHINKPAPASARPGGGRGRPGGGPGGGGGPAGGGPRGGRTARGGTQGAFGRGGGPRGKQRKSKRAKRQELEQQTREIGGVKVPRGSGEVIRLRRGSSLSDLAEKINADAAALVKVLFQLGEMANANQSLDEDTFAVLAEELGYTIEIVSPEDEDKALLESFDIDLEGELEAETAEDLEKRPAVVTVMGHVDHGKTRLLDAIRSTKVIEGEAGGITQHIGAYQVDFEHDGDERQLTFIDTPGHEAFTAMRARGAKVTDIAVLVVAADDGVMPQTVEALNHAKAAGVPIVVAVNKIDKPDASPDKIRGQLTEYGLVPEEYGGDTMFVDVSAKNNLHIDDLLSAILLTADAALDLTANPNKGARGVAIEANLDKGRGAVVTVLVQSGTLRVGDTMVVGNAHGRVRAMFDDDGETVVEALPSRPVQVLGLSSVPRAGDTFLVTEDDRTARQIAEKREAAERNAMLAKRRKRISLENFDQAVAEGKIDTLNLIIKGDASGAVEALEDSLLEIQVGDDVQLRVIHRGVGAITQNDVNLATVDNAIIIGFNVRPAERVAELADKEGVDMRFYSVIYDAIDDIENALKGMLKPEYEEVQLGTAEVREVFRSSKWGNIAGSLVRSGIIRRNAAARLVRDGNVVAENLKIESLRRFKDDATEVREGYECGIGLGGFNDIKEGDIVETFEMREKPRA